In the Solanum pennellii chromosome 5, SPENNV200 genome, one interval contains:
- the LOC107019258 gene encoding uncharacterized protein LOC107019258, with amino-acid sequence MAQAITMQAQAMTAQVNRQDVQRENPPVRSMADRLRDFTRMNPPIFAGVKTSEDPQEFINELHKILVAMGATDIEKAELRNTTPRGGRPDPKRGNGGEMQRPKKTCTKCGRAHIGECRQGTNACFGCGKSGHLVRDCPQNNGQAGVMLSLGLPHRVQQQPSLPRGTDFMP; translated from the exons atggcacaggccatcacgATGCAGGCCCAAGCTATGACTGCCCAAGTCAATCGGCAGGATGTTCAGAGGGAAAACCCACCGGTTCGCAGCATGGCTGACAGACTGCgagatttcacaaggatgaatcctccaatttTCGCAGGGGTTAAGACTTCAGAAGATCCTCAGGAATTTATAAACGAGTTGCATAAGATCCTGGTGGCCATGGGGGCCACtgatattgagaaggctgagctg AGAAatacaacacctagaggaggcagacccgaCCCCAAgaggggcaatggaggtgagatgcagcgtccAAAGAAgacttgtactaagtgtggcCGAGCTCACATTGGAGAatgcagacagggcactaatgcctgcttcggttgtggtaagagtggacacTTGGTCAGAGACTGTCCCCAGAACAACGGTCAGGCTggggtaatgctcagcctaggcctaccCCACAGagtgcagcagcagccgagcctcccaagaggaacagaTTTTATGCCTTGA
- the LOC107018731 gene encoding protein JINGUBANG: MKFRSWISPSSSVNAAADHPFPPLKGMFPDDASNFSDLPSSTASPSLFSQETNSLSSLQSNLSLLTLPSVPSLQNLSPATLNLAISARCVNSLNPRNAHVTFLAMHNNLLYAASSNEINVFELINFTLIDTFNDKDPSSGSAKSVSFLDGKIFTAHQDCKIRVWKLTPNKQHKLIATLPTLEDRLRRFVFPSSYTNVRRHKKKMWIEHHDAVSGLAVNENFMCSVSWDRCLKIWGGSKLRCIESIKAHDDAINAVVVGKDGTIFTGSADKRIRVWAKPYAEKKGKIGLIATLEKHKSAVNALALSSDESVLFSGACDRSILVWEREDSANYMVVTGALRGHTKAILCLINVSDLLFSGSADRTVRIWTRGNQGQFCCLTVLDGHRTPVRSLVASPAESGGVKLFSGSFDGEIKEWQIVVSSSSGS, encoded by the coding sequence ATGAAATTCCGATCATGGATTTCACCTTCTTCCTCCGTTAACGCCGCCGCCGACCACCCTTTTCCGCCACTAAAAGGGATGTTTCCCGATGATGCAAGTAACTTCTCCGATTTACCCAGTAGTACTGCTTCACCGTCATTATTTTCTCAAGAAACAAATTCTCTCAGCAGTTTACAGAGCAATCTCTCACTTTTAACTTTACCTTCTGTTCCTTCTCTGCAAAATCTCTCCCCTGCAACTTTAAACCTCGCCATCTCCGCTCGTTGCGTAAATTCTCTAAATCCCAGAAATGCCCATGTCACTTTCCTTGCTATGCATAACAATCTGTTATATGCAGCTTCCTCAAATGAAATCAACGTTTTCGAACTCATAAATTTCACACTTATCGATACTTTCAATGACAAAGACCCATCTTCTGGTTCTGCAAAATCTGTTAGTTTCCTCGACGGTAAAATCTTCACTGCCCATCAGGATTGTAAAATCCGGGTGTGGAAGTTGACACCCAATAAGCAGCATAAACTAATAGCAACTCTCCCGACGCTTGAGGATCGATTACGCCGGTTTGTGTTTCCGAGTAGTTATACAAATGTGAGAAgacataagaaaaaaatgtggaTCGAACATCATGATGCTGTTTCTGGGTTAGCTGTGAATGAGAATTTCATGTGCTCTGTTTCGTGGGATCGGTGTTTGAAAATTTGGGGAGGTTCGAAATTACGGTGTATTGAATCGATTAAAGCTCATGATGATGCGATTAACGCTGTTGTAGTAGGGAAGGACGGAACAATTTTTACAGGTTCGGCTGATAAACGAATTCGGGTTTGGGCGAAACCGTATGCAGAGAAGAAAGGTAAAATTGGATTAATTGCGACGTTGGAGAAGCATAAATCGGCGGTGAATGCATTAGCGTTAAGCTCCGATGAGTCTGTGTTGTTTTCCGGCGCCTGTGACCGGTCGATTTTAGTGTGGGAAAGAGAAGACAGTGCGAATTACATGGTGGTTACGGGTGCATTGAGAGGCCATACGAAGGCGATACTGTGTTTGATCAACGTTTCTGATTTGTTGTTTAGTGGCTCGGCGGATCGAACGGTGAGGATTTGGACACGTGGGAATCAGGGACAGTTCTGTTGTTTAACGGTACTTGATGGACATCGAACACCGGTGAGGTCATTGGTGGCGTCGCCGGCGGAAAGCGGTGGTGTTAAGTTGTTTAGTGGAAGCTTCGACGGAGAAATTAAAGAGTGGCAAATTGTGGTTTCTAGTTCAAGTGGAAGttga